One window of the Niallia circulans genome contains the following:
- a CDS encoding SDR family oxidoreductase, with protein MSKLDEQTILSNGVNPQKQSEQPGVEKEMDPIPIYELETHVGSGKLKGKVALITGGDSGIGKAVAIGYAKEGADIAIAYLNEQEDAENTKKRIEQEGVKCTLHAGDVADEAFCNQLVEDVIQQHGKLNILVNNAARQEVKNSVLEISAEQLKRTFDVNFFSMVYLTKAAIPHLSVGDSLIYTASINAYVGNKALIDYTSTKGAIVSFTRSIAQELSSKGIRVNGVAPGPIWTPLIPATMTTDLQESFGVSTPLGRPGQPADLVEPYILLASEGSAYMTGQFIHVNGGQYMSS; from the coding sequence TTGAGTAAATTAGATGAACAAACCATATTATCAAATGGAGTCAATCCTCAAAAACAATCCGAGCAGCCGGGGGTTGAAAAGGAAATGGACCCTATCCCGATTTATGAGCTAGAAACCCATGTTGGTTCTGGAAAATTGAAAGGCAAAGTGGCCTTGATTACTGGAGGAGACAGTGGAATTGGTAAGGCAGTAGCGATTGGGTATGCAAAGGAAGGCGCGGATATTGCCATCGCCTACTTAAATGAGCAAGAGGATGCGGAAAATACGAAAAAGCGTATTGAACAAGAAGGCGTAAAATGTACGTTGCATGCTGGAGATGTGGCGGATGAAGCATTTTGTAATCAACTAGTTGAAGATGTTATTCAGCAGCATGGAAAACTGAATATCCTTGTTAATAACGCAGCACGTCAGGAAGTAAAAAACAGCGTGCTAGAAATCTCTGCTGAACAATTGAAACGTACATTTGACGTAAACTTTTTTTCAATGGTGTATTTAACTAAAGCTGCCATTCCCCATTTATCAGTTGGTGATAGCTTAATCTATACCGCTTCTATTAATGCATATGTTGGCAATAAAGCGTTGATTGATTACACATCTACTAAAGGGGCTATTGTATCCTTTACTCGTTCCATTGCTCAAGAACTCTCCTCAAAAGGAATTCGAGTTAACGGTGTAGCACCTGGACCGATTTGGACACCACTTATTCCAGCAACCATGACAACCGACCTGCAAGAATCATTTGGCGTTTCTACCCCTCTTGGTCGTCCTGGTCAACCAGCAGATCTTGTAGAACCATACATCCTGCTTGCTTCTGAAGGTTCTGCCTATATGACCGGCCAATTCATCCATGTGAATGGTGGACAATATATGTCTTCTTGA
- a CDS encoding ABC transporter permease: protein MFLAIRELKHGKLRFLMIGVITVLIAWLVFILSGLGNGLSTLSAATFKNMDADYVTFEEGARASMSRSLLNESLAEKLESQPNVSAASVMGATMGTVIINSDLNESEKVDIAMLGINPGSFLEPKVIEGKSLHTNLPLEVIANDTLKKKGFKIGDTLKIEGSLEKIKIVGFVKNETYNHLPAIFTTLDKWRSIQFAAPGSDKGIKKPVNAIMLQGKKIDSAELNHLFKNTETVTKATAIQGMPGYKEENGTITMMLAFLLAISAFVLGVFFYVLTLQKSNQFGILKAIGASNRFLGRAIVSQVFLLSFISIVLAILLTYGTALILPDEMPFSLDLKLVVLYALLLLIISILSSLASVRKIAKIDPLQAIGRIE from the coding sequence TTGTTTCTTGCTATTAGAGAATTAAAGCATGGTAAATTGCGGTTTCTGATGATTGGGGTTATAACTGTCCTGATTGCTTGGCTTGTATTCATTCTATCTGGATTAGGTAATGGCCTATCCACTCTTAGTGCGGCGACATTTAAAAATATGGATGCCGATTATGTGACATTTGAAGAGGGGGCAAGAGCCTCTATGAGCCGATCGTTGTTGAATGAATCATTGGCAGAAAAACTAGAAAGCCAACCTAATGTCTCAGCTGCATCAGTAATGGGTGCAACCATGGGAACAGTAATAATTAATTCAGATTTGAATGAAAGTGAAAAAGTAGACATTGCCATGCTAGGAATCAATCCCGGTAGTTTTCTGGAACCTAAAGTAATTGAAGGAAAGTCCCTTCATACTAACCTCCCTTTGGAGGTTATCGCTAATGATACTTTAAAGAAAAAGGGCTTTAAGATTGGTGATACGCTGAAGATTGAAGGATCATTAGAAAAAATAAAAATTGTTGGGTTTGTCAAAAATGAAACATACAATCATTTGCCAGCTATTTTTACTACTCTAGATAAATGGCGCTCTATTCAATTTGCAGCACCTGGTTCTGATAAAGGTATTAAGAAACCTGTGAATGCCATTATGCTGCAAGGAAAAAAAATCGACTCAGCGGAACTAAATCATTTATTTAAGAATACTGAAACAGTCACTAAGGCCACAGCCATACAGGGAATGCCCGGTTATAAAGAAGAGAATGGCACAATTACAATGATGCTCGCTTTCCTTTTGGCCATTTCGGCATTTGTTTTGGGGGTATTCTTCTACGTACTTACGTTGCAAAAATCAAATCAGTTTGGGATATTGAAAGCCATCGGCGCCAGCAATCGTTTCCTTGGAAGAGCTATTGTATCGCAAGTATTTTTATTATCATTCATTAGCATTGTCTTAGCAATCTTGTTAACCTATGGGACAGCCCTTATTCTTCCGGATGAAATGCCATTTTCACTTGATCTGAAATTAGTTGTCCTTTATGCTCTTTTACTACTTATCATTTCGATTTTAAGTTCATTGGCTTCCGTTCGAAAAATAGCAAAAATAGACCCACTTCAAGCGATTGGGAGGATAGAATAA
- a CDS encoding AGE family epimerase/isomerase: MEGSSHIQFDHYQDKEELKKHIFKTLHFYYPACIDDEKGGYINGFLDDGTINDTDTKHLVATSRYIYIFSIGAILDGPDWCLKAARHGIQFLHEHHLDKQYNGYYFEMKGTDVKDAAKMAYGHAFALLASSIAYQAGIKEAKEVMKNVFNVVENHFWDPKHGYYKDQWDAGWTTLSSYRGQNPNMHMCEAMLTAYEATNEAKYLKKAYQLAEGVTQELADRAGGMIWENYTPDWQPDYQFNKDYTKDEFRPYGFIPGHQFEWSKLLMWLDRHQSEPWMQETAEKLFAKGWEQGWDVKYGGFYFALSPSLEVIDTDKNYWVMSEAIAAAALLAAKTKNQQYWDYYNQLFTYSAQYFMDHEHGGWYTLLNRENEKYSNVKTSPPKTDYHPVSACYQSILALP; this comes from the coding sequence ATGGAAGGTTCAAGCCATATCCAGTTTGATCATTATCAGGATAAGGAAGAATTGAAAAAACATATATTTAAGACACTTCATTTTTATTATCCGGCCTGTATCGATGATGAAAAGGGCGGATATATTAATGGGTTTTTAGATGATGGTACTATTAATGACACAGATACTAAACATTTAGTAGCGACTAGCAGGTATATTTATATTTTTAGTATTGGTGCGATTTTAGATGGTCCAGATTGGTGTTTAAAAGCAGCACGACATGGAATCCAATTTTTGCATGAACATCATTTAGATAAACAGTATAATGGATACTATTTTGAGATGAAGGGAACGGATGTAAAAGATGCTGCTAAAATGGCCTATGGTCATGCCTTTGCATTATTAGCATCCTCTATTGCGTACCAAGCTGGCATAAAAGAAGCCAAAGAAGTGATGAAAAACGTCTTTAATGTGGTGGAAAACCACTTTTGGGATCCGAAACATGGATATTACAAAGACCAATGGGATGCTGGGTGGACCACTCTTTCCTCTTATAGAGGCCAAAACCCAAACATGCATATGTGTGAAGCCATGCTGACTGCATATGAAGCAACAAATGAAGCAAAATACTTAAAGAAGGCCTACCAGCTCGCAGAGGGTGTTACCCAAGAATTAGCAGACCGTGCAGGCGGGATGATTTGGGAAAACTATACACCGGACTGGCAGCCTGATTATCAATTCAATAAAGACTATACAAAAGATGAATTCCGCCCATATGGATTTATCCCTGGTCATCAATTTGAATGGAGTAAACTCTTAATGTGGCTTGACAGACATCAATCAGAACCTTGGATGCAGGAGACTGCAGAGAAATTGTTCGCAAAAGGATGGGAACAAGGTTGGGATGTAAAATATGGAGGTTTTTATTTTGCCCTATCGCCAAGCTTAGAAGTCATTGATACGGATAAAAATTACTGGGTTATGTCAGAAGCAATCGCTGCCGCAGCCTTACTAGCTGCAAAAACAAAGAATCAACAATACTGGGATTATTATAATCAGTTATTCACTTATTCCGCCCAGTATTTCATGGATCATGAACATGGTGGTTGGTATACACTGCTTAACCGGGAGAATGAAAAATATAGCAATGTAAAAACCTCACCTCCCAAAACAGATTACCACCCCGTCTCAGCCTGCTATCAATCCATACTAGCTCTGCCATAA
- a CDS encoding GyrI-like domain-containing protein: MAGYMLEEKDSFIVLGIGTELKSDYTDYAGIAKEKADFWQVVKQEGKLDALKAIATNDYIFIVNEAVNNKMMHYVGVMTEQSLPEADRMIQFPKGEYLVVKGESKTADELQNMLTGIAFGQVLPEAKNFAYVGGPNTVVEMGQQNGLLLGEMWIPVVRK; this comes from the coding sequence ATGGCAGGCTATATGCTAGAAGAAAAAGACAGCTTTATCGTTTTAGGGATTGGAACTGAACTTAAGAGTGATTATACAGACTATGCGGGCATAGCAAAGGAAAAAGCAGACTTTTGGCAAGTAGTCAAACAAGAAGGAAAGCTTGACGCCTTAAAAGCCATTGCCACAAATGACTATATTTTTATCGTAAACGAAGCGGTAAACAACAAGATGATGCATTATGTCGGGGTCATGACAGAGCAATCATTACCAGAAGCGGACAGAATGATTCAATTTCCTAAAGGAGAATACTTAGTAGTTAAAGGGGAAAGTAAGACCGCTGATGAATTGCAGAATATGCTTACTGGCATTGCATTTGGTCAAGTCTTGCCTGAAGCAAAGAATTTCGCCTATGTTGGTGGACCAAATACAGTGGTAGAAATGGGACAGCAAAACGGCTTATTACTTGGTGAGATGTGGATTCCTGTTGTAAGGAAATAA
- a CDS encoding helix-turn-helix transcriptional regulator, with protein MKKVERINTIMRYINNRANFTISEIMREFNISRSTAIRDIREIEAMGMPLVAEVGRDGGYFVMNNSVLPTVRFTDNEIKALFIAFMATRNQQLPYLKSRQSLAEKLLGLISETQQDDLVLLNRILLFEGTNPNNPDLLDLSDLPHPMLEKLIQLLIMDRYLLITIREEKVIKSYSIYLLNLYREKSLWLIEGFDLKEEKKRILPVDNLTDVEPCTINNRLSRKKILEKLSKQEEVINLVLELGPKAIAQYKKYHPLRMSLSYTNPYQTTAILKTFINVNHSEELTEITSWLLFLGEDIKVREMPVEILEGLQKRLLLYCP; from the coding sequence ATGAAAAAGGTTGAACGAATTAATACCATTATGCGGTATATTAACAACCGCGCCAACTTTACAATTTCTGAAATCATGAGAGAATTTAACATCTCTCGTTCGACAGCAATTAGAGACATCAGAGAAATTGAAGCGATGGGGATGCCACTTGTCGCAGAAGTTGGAAGGGACGGGGGATATTTTGTTATGAACAACTCTGTCTTGCCGACTGTTCGCTTTACCGATAATGAAATTAAGGCTCTTTTTATTGCCTTTATGGCTACGAGAAACCAACAGCTCCCTTATTTAAAGAGTCGCCAGTCACTAGCTGAAAAATTACTAGGACTCATCTCAGAAACCCAGCAAGATGACCTTGTTCTTTTAAATCGCATCTTGCTATTTGAAGGGACCAACCCGAATAATCCTGATCTGCTTGATTTGTCAGATCTTCCTCATCCCATGTTAGAAAAATTAATCCAATTACTTATTATGGATAGATATTTACTGATTACCATTAGAGAGGAGAAAGTTATAAAGTCCTATTCTATTTACCTCTTGAACCTTTATCGTGAGAAAAGCCTGTGGCTGATTGAAGGCTTTGATTTAAAGGAAGAGAAGAAACGGATTTTGCCTGTTGACAATCTCACAGATGTAGAACCATGCACTATCAATAATAGATTAAGCAGGAAAAAGATTTTAGAAAAACTAAGTAAGCAGGAGGAAGTAATCAACCTTGTCCTTGAACTTGGTCCAAAGGCAATTGCACAGTATAAGAAATACCATCCGTTAAGAATGTCACTTTCTTATACGAATCCTTACCAAACTACAGCCATTCTAAAGACCTTTATTAATGTTAATCATTCCGAAGAATTAACGGAAATAACAAGTTGGCTATTATTCCTAGGTGAGGATATCAAGGTCAGGGAAATGCCTGTAGAAATCTTGGAAGGTTTACAAAAGAGACTACTCCTATATTGTCCATAA
- a CDS encoding heme oxygenase, whose protein sequence is MIIVTNRLKTKLGFAEKMAPMFTKPGPLQKMDGFIKVEVLITKNLTEYDELNVNMYWNTIEDFTLWKNSTAFKEAHTGPTNTEQESPILGSEIIISQVASTSEPNA, encoded by the coding sequence ATGATTATAGTAACGAACAGACTTAAAACAAAATTGGGTTTTGCTGAAAAGATGGCTCCCATGTTCACAAAACCAGGACCCCTACAAAAAATGGATGGGTTTATAAAAGTGGAGGTTTTAATTACAAAGAATCTAACAGAATATGATGAGCTAAATGTAAATATGTATTGGAATACTATTGAAGATTTTACCCTTTGGAAAAACAGCACTGCTTTTAAGGAAGCACATACAGGCCCAACCAACACTGAACAGGAATCCCCAATCTTGGGAAGTGAAATCATTATTTCACAGGTTGCTTCGACTTCAGAACCAAATGCATAA
- a CDS encoding PadR family transcriptional regulator, translating to MEHRSLILLGLLMGQSQHGYQINEFIERNLSTVTDMKKPTAYATLDKLNQKGYIDIHLVQEGNRPTRKVYSINESGRVYFYQLLLDNLSSAESVNYQGDIGLMFIDFLPMNQVIPALNERLKKNKKLIDLFKQTPEHGIRTGVNLAVKHKITMLEAEISFLENTIQHLIQSN from the coding sequence GTGGAACATCGCTCTCTAATTCTGCTTGGGTTACTAATGGGACAAAGTCAACATGGATATCAAATTAATGAATTCATCGAAAGAAACTTAAGTACTGTGACAGATATGAAAAAACCCACTGCTTATGCTACTCTGGATAAACTAAATCAAAAAGGTTATATAGATATTCATTTAGTACAAGAAGGAAATAGGCCCACCCGAAAAGTGTACTCTATAAATGAAAGCGGCCGAGTATATTTTTATCAATTACTATTAGATAATCTTTCTTCTGCGGAAAGTGTAAATTACCAAGGGGATATTGGGTTAATGTTTATTGATTTCCTTCCGATGAATCAAGTAATACCGGCCTTGAATGAAAGATTAAAGAAAAATAAAAAGCTCATAGATCTATTTAAACAAACTCCTGAACATGGTATACGAACCGGTGTTAACCTTGCAGTCAAACATAAGATCACCATGTTAGAAGCAGAAATTTCCTTTCTTGAAAATACCATTCAACATCTTATTCAATCGAATTAA
- a CDS encoding DUF4179 domain-containing protein: MKKEKILKHLDKAIEKQVPDVWDEIETQIHKAEELGDGEKVVRLSNVSTQNKKVSFYKRISLAAVVCLIVAITFTFTPVLATIQEVYEKIFSSKHIDDTGVRTAVNLGNGQAVDQTFYDEKHDITVHFDRLMTDEKETKLLLTYQSDKTDLKNFYIDLFEGESSINLIVGNERKKLASVGWGSRYYDSKKNKVAEALSFASIKEYEGQDIRLEIENLSIYDNEKETRMIQTIWPIDFKLSKSAISDREIVEVNKQFTFRQETYKIKQVEFSPLETRVVVIIPPNPDAVQDKDGSTARVMSKLEHKFLDARKIDKEYGYIVDKQKSGVFLKSAGERVDPIFSKGEVEGTEDEYIMIFAPVKNPQDCILEIGDDIKIPLIGSGTATIEKQSENSEKQIIDAVLAENGYAAEPLSHDEMKEMDLYLKKYQSEFPIDRTAIGKLKGHENSKLIEVAISQTSEILTEIQAGSPEEAEKARKEDGLSFIPIYLTN; encoded by the coding sequence ATGAAGAAAGAAAAAATACTGAAGCATTTGGACAAGGCTATTGAAAAGCAAGTACCAGATGTTTGGGATGAAATAGAGACTCAGATACATAAAGCGGAAGAACTAGGGGATGGAGAAAAGGTTGTTAGACTAAGTAATGTTAGTACTCAAAACAAAAAAGTATCTTTTTATAAAAGAATTTCATTAGCTGCAGTAGTTTGCTTGATAGTTGCTATTACATTCACTTTCACCCCTGTTTTAGCAACTATTCAAGAGGTATATGAAAAAATCTTTTCAAGTAAGCATATCGATGATACAGGTGTAAGAACGGCAGTTAATCTAGGGAACGGACAAGCTGTTGATCAAACATTTTATGATGAAAAACATGATATAACAGTGCATTTTGATAGGTTAATGACAGATGAGAAGGAGACAAAACTCCTATTGACCTATCAAAGTGATAAGACAGATTTAAAAAACTTTTATATCGACCTGTTTGAGGGTGAAAGTTCAATCAATTTGATAGTCGGAAATGAACGAAAGAAATTAGCTAGTGTAGGTTGGGGAAGTAGATATTACGATAGTAAAAAGAATAAGGTTGCTGAAGCCTTATCCTTTGCTTCAATAAAAGAATATGAAGGACAGGACATTCGCTTAGAAATTGAAAACTTATCTATATATGATAATGAAAAAGAGACTAGGATGATTCAAACGATTTGGCCTATCGATTTTAAGCTTAGTAAATCTGCTATTTCAGACAGAGAAATTGTAGAAGTAAATAAACAATTCACTTTTAGACAAGAAACATACAAGATAAAGCAGGTAGAGTTTTCGCCGCTAGAAACAAGAGTGGTCGTTATTATACCGCCTAACCCCGACGCTGTTCAGGATAAGGATGGATCAACAGCTAGAGTAATGAGCAAATTGGAACATAAATTTCTTGATGCAAGGAAAATAGATAAGGAATATGGTTATATCGTTGATAAACAAAAATCAGGTGTATTTCTGAAATCAGCTGGTGAACGAGTTGATCCAATTTTTAGTAAGGGTGAAGTTGAAGGAACAGAAGATGAGTATATTATGATTTTTGCTCCGGTTAAAAATCCACAAGACTGCATTCTTGAAATCGGTGACGATATTAAAATACCACTCATCGGTAGTGGAACAGCAACGATAGAAAAACAATCGGAAAATAGTGAAAAGCAAATTATAGACGCAGTCTTAGCTGAAAATGGATATGCTGCGGAACCACTGTCACATGATGAAATGAAGGAAATGGATTTATATCTTAAAAAATACCAATCGGAATTTCCAATTGATAGAACTGCAATCGGAAAATTGAAAGGTCATGAAAATTCTAAACTTATAGAAGTTGCGATATCACAAACATCAGAAATTCTTACTGAAATTCAGGCTGGAAGTCCAGAAGAAGCTGAAAAAGCTAGAAAAGAGGATGGATTGTCTTTCATTCCGATTTATTTAACTAATTAA
- a CDS encoding RNA polymerase sigma factor, producing the protein MDQTSLHQSDASIDNIAEFKQLFSDYKKYVFAIALSILRDFELSEDVLQEVYIKLFQHMKHNEITNVKAWLTSVSRNTALDMYRKKKRELTGFDNDYFDHVQYLSGDPLEKMILSKYLELLDCEERQIVILKDISGMKHREIAKIVEMPLGTVLWKYSLALKKLRKGIE; encoded by the coding sequence ATGGATCAAACGAGTCTGCATCAATCAGATGCATCCATAGATAATATCGCAGAATTTAAGCAATTATTCAGTGATTATAAGAAGTATGTGTTTGCAATTGCACTTTCTATACTAAGAGACTTTGAATTGTCTGAAGATGTGTTACAGGAAGTGTATATTAAACTTTTCCAGCATATGAAACATAATGAAATAACAAATGTTAAAGCGTGGCTTACTAGCGTATCTCGAAACACAGCATTAGATATGTATCGAAAGAAAAAGAGGGAACTAACAGGCTTTGACAATGATTATTTTGACCATGTGCAATATCTTTCGGGAGATCCTTTAGAAAAAATGATTCTATCAAAATACTTGGAATTACTTGATTGCGAGGAAAGGCAAATTGTCATCTTGAAGGACATCTCAGGTATGAAGCACAGGGAAATTGCCAAAATCGTTGAAATGCCCTTGGGAACTGTACTTTGGAAATATAGTTTGGCTCTAAAAAAACTTAGAAAAGGTATAGAGTAA
- a CDS encoding ABC transporter ATP-binding protein — protein MSGIQFKNVSKLYQQGENQVLALDDVSLTVEQGEFIAVIGPSGSGKSTFLAIAGALLQPTKGEVIVNSKNLNELKSKDLVRMRLDEIGFILQTSNLVPYLNVLEQLLVVKRMAGKPVKQDKEYAKELLHSLGLAAKLEKLPEQLSGGERQRTAIARAFINNPSIILADEPTASLDSKRAHEVVQLIAKETKTRNKAAIMVTHDERMLEYCDKVYRMEDGRLQHDDSFSLEK, from the coding sequence ATGTCAGGAATACAATTTAAAAATGTCTCTAAACTTTATCAACAGGGTGAAAATCAAGTTCTTGCCCTTGATGATGTCTCCTTAACTGTGGAACAAGGTGAGTTTATTGCCGTCATTGGCCCCTCAGGTTCTGGAAAAAGTACATTTTTGGCGATCGCAGGTGCCTTACTCCAACCTACTAAAGGTGAGGTCATTGTTAACAGTAAAAACCTTAATGAATTAAAATCTAAAGATTTAGTACGAATGCGGTTGGATGAAATCGGATTTATCTTACAAACCAGTAATCTTGTCCCTTATTTAAATGTTCTGGAACAATTACTTGTAGTGAAAAGAATGGCAGGGAAACCTGTGAAACAGGATAAGGAATATGCAAAGGAATTATTACACAGTCTCGGTTTAGCAGCAAAACTGGAAAAATTACCTGAACAGTTATCTGGAGGAGAACGGCAGCGTACGGCAATTGCTCGTGCTTTTATAAACAACCCATCTATTATTCTGGCAGATGAGCCAACAGCAAGTCTGGATTCAAAAAGGGCTCATGAAGTGGTTCAACTCATAGCCAAAGAAACGAAAACAAGAAACAAAGCAGCAATTATGGTTACCCATGACGAACGAATGCTGGAATACTGTGATAAAGTGTATCGAATGGAAGATGGCAGACTTCAACATGACGATTCTTTCAGTCTTGAAAAGTGA
- a CDS encoding TerD family protein: MNQFLQMGGNTALSSPKGYVSISYEIANSIDISLTAFLLTDSDKVQGDSGIIFYNQPKSSSGVATLIPSEKVGNTKVHKINFDMSKSPEGITKIAITLTEDNHTGFSNVKNLKAEICTDNNKIQLTPASFTTENGIVVVELYLRNGQTKARSIWRGFASGLEGLCENFGVEVEPEEHNKASESKVFQKQNHKVEVSVGDETHTMNQHSTQISLEKVKGKISLDKSQKPVIIEKTPEITATVSWKTGTDYDIYALVYTKNGEQIDVAMFGAEGKPPLRSFGNGAVEHMGDVRRESQATKTEVIKLRLNNDILAVVPVVYSAQSNGTGSFHRYKVSMSIDNNNGTSVTIFAKNANNNDRIYSCVPGILHNTKDGVMISPLELYSKPNSEFRPKLRMGASNLVEVIMDEGPKNDYK; the protein is encoded by the coding sequence ATGAATCAATTTCTTCAAATGGGGGGAAATACAGCTTTAAGTTCTCCAAAAGGATATGTTTCTATTAGTTATGAAATTGCTAATTCAATAGATATATCCTTAACGGCATTTCTTTTAACTGATTCTGATAAGGTACAAGGAGATAGTGGAATCATATTTTATAATCAGCCAAAGAGTTCCTCAGGTGTAGCTACACTTATACCATCTGAGAAAGTAGGGAATACAAAGGTACATAAAATTAATTTTGACATGAGTAAAAGCCCTGAAGGAATTACTAAAATAGCAATAACACTCACAGAGGATAACCATACAGGATTTTCCAATGTGAAGAATTTAAAGGCAGAGATCTGTACTGATAATAATAAAATCCAGTTAACTCCAGCTTCGTTCACAACTGAAAATGGGATTGTAGTCGTTGAATTATATTTAAGAAATGGCCAGACAAAGGCGAGATCCATTTGGCGAGGGTTTGCTTCTGGTTTGGAAGGATTATGTGAAAATTTTGGTGTCGAGGTAGAACCTGAAGAGCATAACAAGGCTTCTGAATCTAAAGTATTTCAAAAACAGAACCATAAGGTTGAGGTATCAGTTGGAGATGAAACACATACTATGAATCAACATAGTACCCAGATAAGTCTTGAGAAGGTGAAGGGAAAGATAAGTCTCGATAAAAGCCAAAAGCCAGTAATTATTGAGAAAACGCCAGAAATCACTGCAACGGTATCATGGAAGACTGGTACAGATTACGATATATATGCTTTGGTATATACAAAGAATGGTGAGCAAATAGATGTTGCTATGTTTGGGGCAGAAGGGAAACCTCCGCTTAGAAGCTTTGGCAACGGAGCTGTTGAACATATGGGGGATGTTAGGAGAGAGAGTCAAGCAACTAAGACAGAAGTAATTAAATTAAGATTAAATAATGATATTCTGGCCGTTGTTCCGGTAGTCTATTCTGCTCAGTCAAATGGAACAGGCTCGTTTCACAGGTACAAGGTGTCCATGAGTATAGATAATAATAATGGAACATCGGTTACTATATTTGCTAAGAATGCCAATAATAATGATCGAATTTATTCCTGTGTGCCGGGCATACTACATAATACAAAAGATGGTGTTATGATAAGCCCATTGGAGCTTTATAGTAAGCCAAACTCAGAATTTAGACCAAAGCTTAGGATGGGTGCTTCCAATCTGGTAGAGGTCATAATGGATGAAGGACCAAAAAATGATTACAAGTGA
- a CDS encoding phage tail protein, producing the protein MAYIVDFKNVSTIGLESSPVAEALAGLRANEARYFMNKYKHEFTVVPANESCETLDYVNRILKEERGIEFAAKPLETSTFQVENIKWTYVFYEDGLAINVLYTVDNPKKRAVGFKLSDGMEVPKELEGKFKFARQKSKLAGTIRGSFFVIKGEY; encoded by the coding sequence ATGGCCTATATCGTTGATTTTAAAAATGTGTCTACGATTGGTTTAGAATCTTCACCTGTAGCAGAAGCACTTGCTGGCTTACGAGCTAACGAGGCCCGGTACTTTATGAACAAATATAAGCATGAATTTACGGTTGTACCAGCTAATGAGTCCTGCGAAACTCTAGATTATGTGAACCGGATTTTAAAGGAAGAACGTGGTATTGAATTTGCAGCCAAGCCTTTAGAAACTTCAACCTTTCAAGTAGAAAATATTAAATGGACCTACGTCTTTTATGAGGATGGTCTTGCAATTAACGTTCTGTATACAGTAGATAACCCGAAAAAGCGCGCCGTTGGTTTTAAGCTTTCTGATGGGATGGAAGTACCAAAGGAATTAGAAGGGAAATTTAAGTTTGCTAGGCAGAAATCTAAGTTAGCCGGAACAATCCGAGGCTCGTTTTTTGTTATTAAAGGAGAATATTAA